The genomic DNA CGTGCAGGTAGCTCAGCAGAAAGCGCCACCGTAACGCTCTGGAGCGCTCTGTCGTATTGAACTCAAGCGTAGACGAACCTGTGCATTGGATGAGAATATCATCTCGAGACACTTCAATTAGAATATCGAACCGCGTGGAAACGgacaaaacacagcaaacaaatgGAAGGAAGGATTATCAAAATAAAACGGTCACTGATCAAGCAGGGCTATTAGGTGAGAAAGCACTGATTATtcatttgtttactgttttattcataaaaagtTGTAGTACATTTAAAGCAGATTTCATGAAGTTTTGCCATACCTGTGCAGTGGGTGCGAATTtccaccaaaaaaaaaccaaaagaacgggagttgtttttttaattgtatttattttactttttatatttgATATAAGATTATTAACTGTAACGTCCAGGATTCATTTGGGCCATACTTTCTTAGTAGCCTGATGCCAAAGCGCCGGCCATACAGCATGCCCATGCCATTAGGTAGCCCAAGCTGTAGTGTATGAGGACTTGTGCATATTGACTATTTTTGAAGGCAGTCTTAGAGATCCGTGGGAAATGGATTTGCTTCTTGTCAATAATAACCAATCTACAAGTAAGTGGACGCTCGCTAATAATCAGTATCAACAGTTTTAATGTCATCTTATATTCCAGCAAATCCATTAATATTTTGtaacatgtattatttttttaaaagttgtcaTGTTAATAATGTAATTTTGTTGTCAATTAGAATGTGATTTCTTGAACAGCTGCATGACCGTTTACTTTATCTCTACAGATCTAACTTTAAAACATGGCTATAGTGTACAGCTGCATAGCCAAAGGGCACATTATCCTGGCTGATGTCTCACTTAGAGGCGGGGATTTTCAGGTAGAAATGTACCTTAAGAGATTTAGACAATCCTATTGCTTGTTTATCGCATCCACAAATCAAAAAGTATTTTGAATACAGAGGAGGCTGATTAGTTTGGATAACAGATGTGTATGAAATAAAAGACTGGATAATGGTTAAAGGTTGTACTTGCTTCAATATTACTCCGCCATGAGTTGACTTTAAGGCTTCTGTATCACAGGTCAGTCTACCATTATTATTCATGAAGCATACGCTCTTTGTCAGATCCTATCTCATCCCCATTTGCTTTGAAGCTGGCTCCCTCTTCATGAGCGAGTGATTCAGCACATCGGAGGACATCTAATTGTATATAAAGCTGCTGTGTGTTAACTGATCATGTGCAGGGAAGTGCATACTTATAACTTAACTGCCTTCAAAGGTATTTTCTTAAATTTTAGGGTACTGCTTTAAACTTGATTAGGCCAAGCCCCATGGGTCCATTATCAAGAGACAGCTTTCAGAGAGGGAGGTAAGAAAAGTTAATTTGTCTTTaacttgtcttttttatttatttatgtatttatttatttatttatttacaaaattcTCCTAATCAGATTGTCCATTACTCATTTAAATGAATGGGTGGATAATGTTATCCATTAAAACACCCTTACTTGACTGATTAATGGATTAATTCATTagcaataaaacctttttttcattaaTTCCGTAAACTAAGCAAAACATTTCCACAtgacaagttttattttaaattacattttactgttAAAAACACAAATCCCATCACTATAAAATAAAGGATAGCTGTGAGGAATACAACAATTGCTCTGGTATAAAACTATCCAGAAGCAATTTACTGTGAGAAAGGagcaaaaatagacaccaatcctatttttttcacATCGCTCTAGTGTAGCTTTAGTGGAGCTTCAGTGTAGTCCCGTCGCATCACATGCAGTGCGAATGGTTCCTATCAAAGCTACTTCTTCCTTTTTCTTTTGTCGTGGCGCGGTGTGATGGTCCCAGCTCAGTTTGGAGATCCCCCTCGAGTAGGACCAGCTCTTTAGACAGTCTTATGCCCAGTCTTTGGATGATTGTAAGAGAGATTGTGCTATGTGCTGTGTACTGACTTAATCTGCTTCTACAATGCAACATTATTTTATAACTGCAGCCTAATAATAGCCTTCTGTTTCCCCCCTCACAGTTTCAATTACTATACTCTGTTTAATAACGGAATTACCTATGTGTGTGCAACAGAAAAGAACATGGACTCCTTAACAGCATACAGGTTTCTTGAtgaggtaaagaaaaaaaaaatgttgtttttctaaTATTCTTTATTAAAGGAAGTTTAAACATGGCCCCACTCAAAAACTGTTTGAATCTATTCTTTGTTATACATGTCTAGGCTGTTGTTAATGAAACTAACAACAATCTAAAATAGGGATGTAATGGTGTACCTGTTTTACGGTAAACCGCGGTATAAACTGGCACGGTTTTGAAACCACAACCATAtttctataccatgattaccGAGTTCACACGGTTTAAGGTGATATGGGCGCGTTTTTTTTTATACACCGTTTGTCCATCGGTGAGCGACTGTGTTCATTAGAACTAATGAACTATATTAGAACTATTAGAACTATATTACCCGTTTGTTTCGCCCCATTTAACCCACCTTAGatgccttgctcactaaatatcgaagtatccctagataggttattgtctcctctttgcaaaaacactaaagattttagtgagcaagccgtaccccacgaacagcagcaccccaaaatgtagcccattataacctatacagaactcatgggggcacgtcttttgatgccccatttaccccccttagacgccttgctcactaaaatctttagtgtttttgcaaagaggggttgataacctatctagggataccttgATAtgtagtgagcaagccgtctaagggggttTTGGTTTATATTTCTCTTTAACCAGTGCACAGTAAATACAGCGTTGTGGTCCTTTTAGTTTAAAGGCCCAAACCATTTGATTACCATTCTGTTAAGTGCTGATCTCAGACCTGTGTGGATTCATCAGTTAGCTGTTTTTCTGGTCCACATCCTATACAGGTAAACACTTCATTGTGTAACTCATGGAACTCTCAAACTTAAGAAagtcaaataaaacaataacgTTTAATGAAGCTATGGACTTGTGTGTTAACTAATCTATAGTTTCAACCCAATTCATTAATTATATGTAATTTTGGTGGCGCCATTCTCAAGAAAATTGGTCATATTTTTTAACTTGAGTAATGTAGTTCAGTAAAGCAACCTGGGCCCTTCCAGACCATGTCTTTGTTCAAACTGTGTCATTAACTCTTTCAGCATTAACTGTGCAAAAAGACACCCCTACTATAACTAATTAAAGAGTTTAAGAAGTAAGTAGATCATGCAAAAACTGTAAGTGATACCAACCAGGTCCAGTTAACTGgtctgctgtgttgagtggaCTTATTTTCTCAGAGTTCTGCAGTGTTGAAGGAGTATACTAATACATTATACTAAGTAAAACTGACCAGGTCCTTAAATTCAAGCCTGTTTCACAGAACCTGATGAGCTCTAATATTGGACTAGCTAAAGTTACCTTGGGTAAGGTTGTCCACGAATAGTGCTAACTCAGGCTTCTGAATTATTACTGGTCACCAGCAAAACACCAGTTGCCATAATTTGAGAGAGTAAATTATACCTTAAAGCTGCTACGTATAGAATGATGTGAGCTTGACATCTTTTTGTTATCTTTAGATTTGCAAGATCTTTGTTGAAAGTCCTCTGATAAACAAAGTGGCATTTGCTCATCCCTTTGAATTGAGTGCAGACCTTAATCAGGTGCTGGGCCAGAACATGGTATGTATCAGTAATAATAGATAGTAACTTACCAGCCAGTGACAGTCAGCGGGAATATGTTTGCTGCTGTTGTTAACTTGTAAACTAGGGCTGTGTCCCTCTCTTAGGAAATCTGAGCAGCAGAGAGCACCTGACATACTGTAGCTGCtgtctctttaaaatgtgttcttctAGACACAAGTGTGGATCAGTAAGGGAAAGTTAAATGTTAACCAGGAGTTTGAACATTTGTCCTCATTCTTGTGGCTGTGTTAATCAGGAAAAAGAGGGGTATACAGTACTAGCATCATGGTAAGTcgcttgttttgtttaataaagaatgcaaatatgatttaaaacaaaaaacaaagtcaagACTGAAGAAGTTTTTCACAGAGGTACAGTAATATGTGTCTGTTAAATAAAGAGACACTTAAATATAATTGTTATCTTTATTTACTCCTGTTTATATATTTCAGACAAAAGATTAAACACATGATAAAGACATGCAACATGCCTGATACTGTTGCAactcaactttagtactgtataAAAGCAATACAGATCCgttttactggaaaaaaaaaattccatgcaTTTTGACAATTATGTTTTCCAAATGTTCATATGTAGCACAAGAGAGTATTACAGAAATATACTTTTTGTAGTAATTAAATTAGACAAACATGTcgttttaaaaaattattttccAGATGTTGTCAGATGTTATCAGATTTCCGAACAACACATGATAAATACTGTTCTATTTCTGTATAAAATGACTTACACACATCATAAATACAATACCACCTGCTGCTTGCACGATTAGCGCCTGTTAACTGTTTAAGGTGATCATTATTCTCCATATTAACCGTTTATAAATCTTAGAGTTAAATCTTGTTCAGACTTTGCATTGTCATGAATCTGCTT from Acipenser ruthenus chromosome 2, fAciRut3.2 maternal haplotype, whole genome shotgun sequence includes the following:
- the LOC117973107 gene encoding uncharacterized protein LOC117973107 isoform X1 encodes the protein MAIVYSCIAKGHIILADVSLRGGDFQGTALNLIRPSPMGPLSRDSFQRGSFNYYTLFNNGITYVCATEKNMDSLTAYRFLDEICKIFVESPLINKVAFAHPFELSADLNQVLGQNMADYSAKPSSGKLDAVQEQVNDVKNILSDNLNKVLERGERLNDLIDKTDDLQATAETFQKTSTRIARKMWWKNKKMLAIIVVIVIIIIIIIILLATNVIPT